atccaggaattcacattacatgatatttccacccccatgcgtcacagtaggtttggtgttcttgagatggaactcagtattcttcttcctccaaacacgagtttataccaaaatggatacatggatgatacagcagaggattgtgagattgtcatgtggtcagatgaaaccaaaacagaactttttggtataaactcaactcgtttggaggaagaacaatactgagttgcattccaagaacaccatacctactgtgaagcatgggggtggaaacatcatgcttttgggctgtttttctgctaaggggacaggacgattgatctgtgttaaggaaagaatgaatggggccatgtatcgtgagattttgagccaaaacctccttccatcagtgagagctttgaatggttgaccaaatacttattttccaccataatttacaaataaattcttaaaaattcatacaatgtgaattcctggattttttttcactttctgtctctcacagttgaagtgtacctatgatgaaaattacagaccactgtcatcattttaagcgggagaacttgcacaatcgggggctgactaaatacttttttgccccactgtatagcaCAAAACCATTCAGTTACCTTGTGAGGACCGAAATACTTGAAACAGAGGTGGAGAgtctatctatccattttctaccgcttgtcccgtttggggtcgcggggttgctgcagcctatctcagctgcattcgggcggaaggcggggtacatccaggacaagtcgctacctcatcacagggctaacacagataaacagacattcacactcacattcacacactagggaccatttagtgttgccaatcaacttatccccaggtgcatgtctttggaagtgggaggaagccggggaacCCACGCAAACACGGGGaggacatgaaaactccacacagaaagatcccgagcctgggattgaactaaGGACATTTGTATTGTGATTCACATGCActcacccctctttcaccgtgctgcctcgGTTGAGAGTCAACCATTAATAAACCATCAGGACTAAACTAAAAGTATTTGCAGGGAATGAAACATGACATTTTCTTAGCCTATACTGATGGtggaattgttttatttttgttttacaaacTGATTGCTGTGGAAGAGTAGTAAAGGATAATCAACTAACATAGAGAATGCAGAGAGATCTCAgtcgaggatgtctttgtggcttgtgcagccataaACTTTGCTTGATTGACATCATGGCTTTAAAAGCCCTACAGCAGTGGttgtcaacaataaaatacagtagcatagcagcctaagtattcattaataacaaggcagaggttttatataGCAactatatttaatatgtttggccaTTGCATTGCACACATTTTAAACAGTAatactgtttgaatatttaagtGGTAATTTGGCTTACCACTAGATGGGGCCCATGTACCACAGTTCGCAGAGCCGTGTACGGAGAATATGGGCCTAATGAAATtagattttatttaaacgggaatagcaggtccattctatgtgtcgtacttgatcattttgcgatattgtcatatttttgctgtaagtagagaacatcgacgataaagttcgcaacttttggtcgctaatagaaaagccctgcctttaccggaagtatgtgcgcgtgacgtcacgagttgcagggccccacacatattcacattgtttataacgggagccaccagcagtaagagcaattcggaccgagaaagcgacaatttccccattaatttgagcgaagatgtaagatttgtgaattaggatattgatagtgaaggactaggaaaaaaaaagaaaagcgacagctccggcagtgtgagcgtttcagatgtaattagacacattgactaggataattctggaagatcccttatctgcttattgttttaatactgttttagtgagattttaaagacatacctcgaggtcggatggctgcagtgaacacgcagtgtcttagagagaagctgaggagccaagctcacagctgccttttttgacagctgctgcaggacgacgaataatccactgatgtctccggtaagatagaTATCACCGTTTCTTCATGTTGTATTCGTCTATCTACTGAAttgtacattttatttttgcaGTCTCGGTTTTAAGAAACtgaattattttcagttttttgtactcgtaattgtatttattttattaatttccaCAACCTGGCCTTCTGAcatcaaataaaaaacaaaacaaaaaacatccacAAGTAAACATGCCTGATGTGCAATGTGAACACTTCGAATTAAAGAAGCAAACTTTTCCCTTCTCTGATTTTAGGTACAACGTGAACATATACTGTTGTATACTTATTCTTTATGAATAAAGTTGAATCGTTAGGTAAATACAAACCAGAAAAACTGAAATGGACTGTTGCTTTGCTAGCTATATTTATCATGATTTAAGTACTTGTGAACAGGTTTTGTCAACAGAAATATGGAAATGTGAAGATGATCATCCTCTGTGATCGCGGAGGGATAGTCACACATATGCCAGTATTTGAAATGAATGATATTAGCCTTTTTCTGGTATTTTTTAGCCCATTCActgacaaaaacaacattttttttaataaatgatatatacTAAGGACAGCCTAATGTTTTGATAGCAGAAAAGTCAGCATTAGACAGATTTCAAGTAAGAATTAGTTTGTATACATGATGCAACTTGAAGTTGACCATGAAATCATTCATACAAATCTTTAAAACTATATACTGCACATAAAAATATGTCAATtcttaaatatttaaaattcctCCAATTTAAAAAGCAGCACAAacaatacccttttttttttttttaaagacaaaagccGTTAATGGCCGTGGGTGCTTGAAACCAAACATACTCCTGACGGTCCATGTTAGTGTTGCCGCAGCTGCAAGGATCACTAGAAAGTGCAATTATTTGATTTTTCACACAAGTTGGCAGTTTAAAGTGCAGTTTAGGGTGGAACCAACCTACCCCGCAGTCCCTGTGGGCCAGCGCTAAGACCCTGGTTGTCGTTAAACGCACGGGGCCGCTGTCAGACAAGAAGTCAGCGACAAAGAGCGAGCGGAAGAGATGTCTTAAGCACGTCGACACACGGAGGCAGTGAACCCCCCTGTCCAATACCAGATTCTCCATGTTGATCTCGTAGATCTCCTTGGGGAGGGTGACTGAGCCACCTATGAGCAGCAGCACTCGGGGGACATGACTCATGGAGAAGAGCACTTCCAGCTGCTGCAGCACCTCCTCCACGGCCTGGAGCGTCTTTTGACACTTTCGCCTGTTTAAATTAGCCTGATGAACTTGCTTCTGACTCACGACAGCTTCATCCTGGGAggttacaaaacaaacacacttaattttaaacggcaactgcactttttaaaattgtattatatctatcattcacaatccctatgtaagacaagaacaaatttcttttttttaatgcactctaATTTGTAAAATGCAGCAAGTACAAGGTCGCTAACAATAAAACTAATGAGAGTCATCTATGTCGGCCTTatgaaaaaacatccaaaaaccgccaactacagtggggcaaaaaattatttagtcagccatcgattgtgcaagttctcccacttaaaatgatgacagaggtctgtaattttcattatatgTATACTtcaaatgtgagaaaaaaatccaggaatacacattgtaggaattttaaagaatttatttgtaaattatggtggaaaataagtatttggtcaaccattcaaagctctcattgatggaaggagattttggctcagaatctcacgacacatggccccattcattctttccttaacacggatcaatcgtcctgtccccttagcagaaacagagccccaaagcatgatgtttccactcctatgcttcacagtaggtatggtgttcttgggatgcaactcagtattcttcttcctccaaacacgacgagttgagtttataccaaaatggatacatggatgataaagcagaggattgggagaatgttatgtggtcagatgaaaccaaaatagaactttttggtataaactcaacttgtcgtgtttggaggaagaagaatactgagttgcatcccaagaacaccatatctactgtgaagcatgggggtggaaacatgttttggggctgtttttctgctaaggggacaggacaattgatccgtgataaggaaagaatgaacggggccatgtatcgtgagattttgagccaaaacctccttccatcggtgagagcttcgaatggttgaccaaatacttattttccaccatcatttacaaaaaaattctttaaaattcctacaatgtgaattcctggattttttttcacattctgtctctcacagttgaagtgtacctatgatgaaaattacagacctctgtcatcattttaagtgggagaacttgcacaatcggtggctgactaaatacttttttgccccactgtatatcccaTTTACATACCGTGACTTGAGTAtttaccaagtattagcgatactTATAAACGCTAATGAAGAAGAACTACTTATAGCAGTGAGGAGTAACTAGCCTTTGCTGCTACattgacatactgagccggtAAAAGTTAATTCTCGATTATAAATCACGTCTCTCACTTGTATAGTAGAAGGTTggggccataaaccgagaagttagaccgacacacacaaaataacctttttttttttaaatctgcatAAGGATGATTAATTCTTTATCTAaatgggaagatatgaacatcccatcagtcagcatcccaatgagagaagacattgtacagcaagggatttttttattatatttgtagtTCTTTTTTAGCACTTTGAAGTACTACTAATTGCTGGAGCTACTTATCCCTCTGCTTCTAAAACTTGCAGCTCATCCGCTTTATTTATATCCAgactaaaaaaaactaatgtttttCCTTCTGCTTAAAATAAGCAAAATATgtgaatattacatgttattaggaatgtgCCGGTTAATACAATACAtatgcagtcgtggtcaaaagtttacatacacttgtaaaggacataatatcatggctgtcttgagtttccaataatttctacaactcttatttttttgtgatagagtgattggaacacatacttgttggtggcaaaaaacattcatgaagtttggttcttttatgaattcattatgggtctactgaaaatgtgaccaaatctgctaggtcaaaattatacatacagcaatgttaatattgggttacatgtcccttggcaagtttcacatcacatggaccttctggaggaaagttgcgTGGTCAGATgagacaaaaattgagctgtttggcaacaatacccagcaatatgtttgggggagaaaaggtgaagcctttaatcccagaaacatCAGGCCTATCGTGGTGATAGTATTattctctgggcctgttttgctgccaatagaactggtgctttacagagagtaaatgggacaatgaaaaaggaggattacctccaaattcttcaggacaacctaaaatcatcagcccagaggttgggtcttgggcgcagtttggtgttccaagaggacaatgaccccaaacacatgtcaaaagtggtacaggAATGGCTGAACCAGGCTAGAacaaaggttttagaatggtcttcccaaagtcctgacttaaatatgtggacaatgctgaagaaacaattatatttcagaaaaccaactaatttagctgaactgcagcaattttgtcaagaggagtggtaaaaaaattcaaccagaagcttgtggatggctaccaaaagcaccttattttagtgaaacttgccaagggacatgtaaccaaatattaacattgctgtatgtatacattgacccagcagatttgctcacattttcagtagacccataataaattcataagaaccaaacttcataattattttttgtgacgaacaagtatgtgctccaatcactctatcacaaaaaaataagagttgtagaaattattagaaaaCTCAAAACATCCATGAcattgttttttacaagtgtatgtaaacttttgaccatggcTGTATACAGTACTTGCAAGATGTTTAAAAATCTGAGGTTTTCTGTATTTTTTACAGCACTTTATAGGTAGAATAGATCATCTTCCATTACCTTCAATGTTTGCGGACTCTTGCTGGCGTTTATTTACGTGTtagagtgcattaaaaaaaaaaaggtgcttgTCCCACATAAGGTTTATAAATGATGGGCAAAACTCTGGAAAAAAATGGTGGTTTCCCTTTCATTTTCTgtcaatgataaaaaaataatgtgcAATAAGGTCTGATATTTTCACCGATTTATCTTGTTGTTTCCTCTGAGAGTACACCAGTTGGTCAAAGGTCATGGGCAGTTGTTGTCtctgaaataaaataaatttgaGGACCTCGCTGACAAAACGGCAGCAGCCTTCCTTAGTCACAGTTCCCGGGAAGACAACATTCATGCAGCCTTCTTCCTTTGCTCTTCTCGACATCTCTGAGTCACTCTCAGCTGTCTTGTAATGCTGACGACTGGCGGTCACGCTGCAATGTCCCTCCTGTGTGTTTTCTGTCAACACAATGAGAGTAAGAATGCATTaggccaggggtcagcaacccaaaaagttaaaagagccatattggaccgaaaacacgggaaaaaaaaaatctgtctggagccgcaaaaaactaaaagctttgtgtaagtgttataatgaagacaacccatgaagtaccgtatttccccCACTAAACggtgcacctaaaaacctcaaatgttctcaaaaaccgacagtgcgccttataatccggtgagccttatatat
This sequence is a window from Nerophis ophidion isolate RoL-2023_Sa linkage group LG09, RoL_Noph_v1.0, whole genome shotgun sequence. Protein-coding genes within it:
- the mad2l1bp gene encoding MAD2L1-binding protein; amino-acid sequence: MKQPSPPTKNKAEEIAKTTAIAMLNVPEDSTCRGSAEENTQEGHCSVTASRQHYKTAESDSEMSRRAKEEGCMNVVFPGTVTKEGCCRFVSEVLKFILFQRQQLPMTFDQLVYSQRKQQDKSDEAVVSQKQVHQANLNRRKCQKTLQAVEEVLQQLEVLFSMSHVPRVLLLIGGSVTLPKEIYEINMENLVLDRGVHCLRVSTCLRHLFRSLFVADFLSDSGPVRLTTTRVLALAHRDCGVGWFHPKLHFKLPTCVKNQIIALSSDPCSCGNTNMDRQEYVWFQAPTAINGFCL